In Scylla paramamosain isolate STU-SP2022 chromosome 30, ASM3559412v1, whole genome shotgun sequence, the following are encoded in one genomic region:
- the LOC135116238 gene encoding MDS1 and EVI1 complex locus protein EVI1-A-like: protein MQSTPVGGFSMFPRASLAVGAPSLLTYQMLASQPPGDTPPQYPLLHSPFFLPIHHNRSPLYSAHSPVEGEAFDRSQQTAHSPPGAEEAENGTARSSPSSPPTHTSLRLTAVIDAHSTTQCSNLARSPVEEDGSRKEAPLDLTTKRRPQSRDSVTPTVGTSGESADFPVDTEKTSTDKQEDTKPDEAQKVRPRQTHPFLRISELLKDSPSSAPTPPPPTSSTEIPTKLPLVHPRPLHPASLLDMYRSFDLPVFPGWGGAPPPRHPLFPSLPRASLPALGVPPARPLGLDFFKSHMPGAARPYTDLGRPYNDLLSPHLVRSSKDRYSCKFCGKVFPRSANLTRHLRTHTGEQPYKCKYCERSFSISSNLQRHVRNIHNKEKPFKCPLCDRCFGQQTNLDRHLKKHELEGPNPPDSPEAPDSSSAAVTNDKSDETAGDDVLTEVSSDAETSGTEGRAGTPGMVDSEGSAAVHPLPSPSGHEPPHKRLRLE from the coding sequence ATGCAGTCAACTCCAGTAGGAGGATTCAGCATGTTCCCGCGGGCGTCGCTGGCCGTGGgtgccccctccctcctcacctacCAGATGCTAGCTTCCCAGCCCCCAGGAGACACGCCTCCTCAgtaccctctcctccactccccgtTCTTCCTCCCAATCCATCACAACCGCAGCCCTCTGTACTCCGCGCACTCTCCGGTGGAAGGAGAGGCCTTTGACAGGTCCCAACAAACTGCACACAGCCCACCGGGTGCGGAGGAAGCCGAGAACGGCACTGCGAGGAGCTCCCCCTCCtcgccgcccacacacacctccctcagGCTTACTGCTGTTATCGATGCGCATTCCACGACACAGTGTAGCAACCTTGCCAGGAGCCCTGTGGAGGAGGACGGCAGCAGGAAGGAGGCGCCCCTCGACCTCACCACCAAGAGGCGACCACAGAGCAGGGACTCTGTCACGCCTACGGTAGGGACTTCAGGGGAAAGTGCGGACTTCCCCGTTGACACAGAGAAAACTTCAACAGATAAGCAGGAAGATACCAAACCTGACGAGGCGCAGAAGGTGCGGCCGCGTCAGACTCATCCATTCCTAAGAATAAGTGAACTACTCAAGGACTCTCCTTCGAGCGCTCCCACGCCGCCACCCCCAACGTCCTCCACTGAAATCCCCACCAAGCTGCCTCTCGTCCACCCGCGCCCCCTCCACCCAGCCTCCCTCCTGGACATGTACCGTAGCTTTGACCTGCCAGTGTTCCCCGGATGGGGTGGTGCCCCTCCGCCACGGCAcccactcttcccctctctccctcgggCCTCTCTTCCCGCTCTGGGCGTCCCTCCAGCACGTCCTCTCGGATTAGACTTCTTCAAGAGTCATATGCCTGGTGCGGCGCGGCCTTACACAGACCTCGGTCGACCTTACAATGATCTCCTGAGTCCACACCTCGTGCGCAGCTCAAAAGACAGGTACTCGTGTAAGTTCTGCGGGAAGGTATTCCCGCGCTCCGCCAACCTGACGCGCCACCTGCGCACCCACACGGGCGAGCAGCCCTACAAGTGCAAGTACTGTGAGCGCTCGTTCAGCATCTCGTCCAACCTGCAGCGCCACGTGCGGAACATCCACAACAAGGAGAAGCCCTTCAAGTGTCCGCTGTGTGACCGCTGCTTCGGCCAGCAGACAAACCTGGACCGACACCTCAAGAAGCATGAGCTGGAGGGACCCAACCCGCCGGACTCGCCGGAGGCGCCAGACTCCAGCAGCGCCGCCGTCACGAATGATAAGAGTGATGAAACGGCGGGAGATGACGTTCTGACGGAAGTGTCCAGTGATGCTGAGACGAGCGGCACTGAGGGGCGGGCTGGCACCCCCGGCATGGTGGACAGCGAGGGTAGCGCTGCGGTCCATCCTCTGCCATCGCCCTCAGGCCACGAGCCTCCACACAAGCGCCTCAGGCTGGAGTAG